Proteins found in one Chlamydia pneumoniae TW-183 genomic segment:
- the plsX gene encoding phosphate acyltransferase PlsX, with translation MEVQIGIDLMGGDHSPLVVWQVLVDVLKSQSSTIPFAFTLFASEEIRKQIQEEFISDLPQEKFPKIISAENFVAMEDSPLAAIRKKSSSMALGLDYLQEDKLDAFISTGNTGALVTLARAKIPLFPAVSRPALLVCVPTMRGHAVILDVGANISVKPEEMVGFARMGLAYRQCLGDSKIPTIGLLNIGSEERKGTEAHRQTFRMLRETFGEAFLGNIESGAVFDGAADIVVTDGFTGNIFLKTAEGVFEFLQRILGDKLEADIQRRLDYTFYPGSVVCGLSKLVIKCHGKACGSSLFHGILGSINLAQARLCKRILSNLI, from the coding sequence ATGGAAGTGCAAATTGGCATAGATTTAATGGGAGGGGACCATTCTCCTCTTGTTGTTTGGCAAGTGCTGGTTGATGTACTTAAATCTCAAAGTTCTACTATTCCCTTTGCATTTACTCTTTTTGCTTCCGAGGAGATTCGGAAGCAAATTCAAGAAGAATTTATATCAGATCTGCCTCAAGAGAAGTTTCCTAAGATCATTTCTGCGGAAAATTTTGTGGCTATGGAGGACTCTCCTCTAGCAGCTATCCGCAAAAAATCCTCATCCATGGCTTTAGGATTGGATTATCTTCAGGAAGATAAACTCGACGCTTTTATATCCACAGGGAATACAGGGGCCTTAGTTACATTAGCACGTGCTAAGATTCCTCTATTTCCTGCCGTATCTCGTCCCGCATTACTTGTTTGTGTTCCTACAATGCGAGGTCATGCAGTCATTCTAGATGTTGGTGCCAATATTTCTGTAAAGCCTGAAGAAATGGTAGGTTTCGCTCGTATGGGACTTGCCTATCGTCAGTGTCTTGGCGATTCTAAGATTCCTACGATCGGATTGCTTAATATTGGTTCAGAAGAACGTAAAGGTACGGAAGCCCATCGCCAGACATTCCGTATGCTGCGAGAGACATTTGGCGAAGCTTTCTTAGGCAATATAGAAAGCGGTGCTGTCTTTGACGGTGCTGCAGATATAGTTGTCACCGATGGGTTTACAGGAAACATCTTCCTTAAGACTGCTGAGGGTGTATTTGAGTTCTTGCAGCGTATTCTAGGGGATAAACTTGAAGCAGACATTCAACGTCGGTTGGATTACACATTTTATCCCGGCTCTGTAGTCTGTGGTCTTTCTAAACTTGTGATCAAATGTCATGGTAAGGCGTGCGGTTCTTCTTTGTTCCATGGCATTTTGGGCTCTATAAATCTGGCTCAAGCACGCCTATGCAAACGCATTTTGTCTAATTTGATTTAG
- the rpmF gene encoding 50S ribosomal protein L32 → MAVPRNRHSNARKNIRRSHDAKKACHAAKCSNCKHALLPHTICPSCGFYNGKAVMTVEKK, encoded by the coding sequence ATGGCGGTACCACGCAATCGACATAGTAATGCAAGAAAGAATATTCGAAGAAGTCACGATGCTAAGAAGGCTTGTCACGCAGCAAAGTGCAGCAATTGTAAGCATGCCCTTCTTCCTCATACTATATGCCCTTCTTGTGGATTTTATAACGGTAAAGCCGTTATGACTGTAGAAAAGAAATAA
- a CDS encoding YceD family protein, protein MDCVDNLKLYIFRLKLPGDTERISYSISPEYIREKGEEELLNSPIEVEGSLGRIDSDQWILSLSLKTQLGLCCPVCNNFFSHSVCLPDLQRVISHDEVGSGVFDCRPLIRQELLLESDCFEECSGQGCPERKNILKFLEDRKKHEGNNPFEYL, encoded by the coding sequence ATGGACTGTGTCGATAATTTAAAATTATATATTTTTCGTTTGAAACTACCTGGAGATACGGAACGCATCAGCTATTCTATTAGCCCTGAATACATTCGTGAGAAGGGGGAAGAAGAGCTTTTGAATTCTCCCATCGAGGTGGAAGGGTCTCTGGGACGCATAGATAGTGACCAATGGATTCTCTCGCTAAGCCTAAAGACTCAGCTAGGTTTATGTTGCCCAGTGTGTAACAATTTTTTTTCACACTCCGTCTGCTTGCCAGATCTTCAACGTGTGATATCTCATGATGAGGTAGGTTCGGGAGTCTTTGATTGTAGACCTTTGATTCGTCAGGAGCTCCTTTTAGAAAGCGATTGTTTCGAAGAGTGTAGTGGGCAGGGCTGCCCCGAAAGGAAAAATATCTTAAAATTTTTGGAAGACAGAAAAAAACATGAGGGGAATAATCCCTTTGAGTATTTATAA